In Novipirellula caenicola, a single window of DNA contains:
- a CDS encoding DUF1552 domain-containing protein, which yields MSQPISRRTMLRGAGLAMGLPLLESMTPIARSAFASSATAVAEKPVRMACIFFPNGVIVPEWKPTGSGDDWQLSTSLKPLAPFKSKINVISGLAHDNGRAHKDGAGDHARGGATFLTAARPVKTSSNIKLGISVDQVAASQLAGKTTLPSIELGLQGSRNAGSCDSGYSCAYSSNISWRSETQPMPKEVSPRMAFERMFDTGSDAARRERDFYRKSILDVVAADAKRLMKNVGRSDQRKLDEYFTSVSEIEARILRSEQADRAAMPDLEVPYGRVEAFREHARLMYDIMAVGFQTDTTRVATLMLDSAGGSRRYSEIGVKEGHHQLSHHRNQEEQVAQLKKIDRYLVEQFAYFLERLESIQEGEGTLLDQSMVLYGSGISDGNRHRHEDLPIVLAGGAGGQIRTGRYIETKSERPMANLFLSMLDKMGTPAESIGDSSGRLEELG from the coding sequence ATGAGCCAGCCAATCAGTCGACGAACGATGCTTCGCGGTGCCGGACTTGCCATGGGGCTGCCACTGCTCGAATCGATGACTCCGATCGCGCGAAGCGCGTTTGCATCGAGTGCAACTGCGGTGGCGGAGAAACCCGTCCGCATGGCGTGCATTTTCTTTCCCAACGGAGTGATCGTTCCCGAATGGAAACCGACCGGCAGCGGCGATGATTGGCAGCTTTCGACGTCGCTAAAACCGCTGGCGCCATTCAAGTCCAAAATCAACGTGATCTCCGGACTTGCGCACGACAATGGACGAGCGCACAAGGATGGTGCAGGCGATCACGCTCGCGGCGGCGCGACCTTCTTGACCGCCGCTCGTCCTGTGAAAACCAGCAGCAACATTAAGCTTGGGATTTCGGTCGACCAAGTCGCGGCCAGCCAATTGGCCGGCAAGACGACATTGCCATCGATCGAACTCGGTTTGCAAGGCAGCCGCAATGCGGGCAGCTGTGACAGTGGATACAGCTGTGCTTATTCGTCCAACATCTCGTGGCGTAGCGAGACGCAGCCGATGCCCAAGGAAGTCAGTCCCAGGATGGCTTTCGAACGCATGTTCGACACCGGCAGCGACGCAGCCCGGCGTGAACGTGATTTTTATCGCAAGAGTATTCTGGACGTGGTGGCGGCCGATGCCAAACGATTGATGAAAAACGTCGGCCGGTCGGACCAACGCAAACTAGACGAATACTTCACCAGCGTCAGTGAAATCGAAGCGAGAATTTTGCGTAGCGAGCAAGCGGATCGTGCCGCGATGCCGGACTTGGAAGTTCCCTATGGCCGAGTCGAGGCGTTTCGTGAACACGCACGGCTGATGTACGACATCATGGCGGTCGGGTTCCAAACCGACACCACCCGAGTCGCCACGTTGATGCTCGACTCGGCCGGTGGCAGTCGGCGATACTCGGAAATCGGTGTCAAAGAAGGGCATCACCAACTGAGCCATCATCGCAATCAAGAAGAACAAGTCGCGCAGCTGAAAAAGATCGACCGCTACTTGGTGGAACAATTCGCCTACTTCCTTGAGCGTCTCGAATCGATCCAGGAAGGCGAAGGCACGCTGTTGGATCAATCCATGGTCTTGTACGGCAGCGGAATCAGCGATGGCAACCGCCACCGCCATGAAGATTTGCCAATCGTGCTCGCCGGCGGCGCTGGGGGACAAATTCGTACAGGACGTTACATCGAGACCAAGTCCGAGCGTCCGATGGCCAATCTGTTCCTATCGATGCTGGACAAAATGGGAACGCCCGCCGAGTCGATTGGCGACAGCAGTGGCCGGCTCGAAGAGCTCGGCTAG
- a CDS encoding LamG domain-containing protein, which translates to MDAFNPNDFDDLVDRYCAGLLDRESFSRLETMLRDDVERRQQFRETMLTHAALNEIADMYDINQSAVDSHGLSMAAVMDCDPSDTNREAAHSSSRSQSRQLKLTWLMMTLACAASIGIAIFSFLYQPNNGTHAPIQLADPATQEAQLINPPLPPTRLVGNQSIALIKSAVDVNWGPSATPLRVGEVIPNHVLNFESGILEIVFLSGAMVVVEGPAKLDLVSKEKAVLHNGKIRCYVPPAAVGFSIETLDTKYLDMGTEFGVEIKPDGKQELHVFDGEVHVHSLHGDDLPQTVLSGEGLQQKDNNQWARIESDTSQFTNNSDLSLRKTEQERKTFRAWSDYRTKIQHDKDLVVFYDFDSQSQNPQVLKDKSQNAIDGSIVGCEVSSGRWDLKPSLEFKKPSDRVRLNIPGEFEDVSMTTWLRLDGFDRHFNSIFLTDRYDDGHLHWQLKSTGEIDAGIKLANSPRRIFVSKPVLGYEDLGRWIHLAVVVDKKSQTLSHYLNGERVARFDLRTGSEPNVPQEPVNKIRFGKAELGNWSPERKYDSEPVRNLNGRIDEFAIFSRTLSDFEIRELYNQSRPH; encoded by the coding sequence ATGGATGCCTTTAATCCAAACGATTTCGACGATCTTGTCGATCGCTACTGCGCGGGACTGCTAGACCGGGAATCGTTTAGCCGGCTTGAAACGATGCTCCGCGATGATGTTGAGCGACGACAACAGTTCCGTGAGACGATGTTGACTCACGCAGCACTGAATGAAATCGCTGACATGTATGACATCAACCAATCCGCTGTGGATTCGCACGGCTTATCAATGGCCGCGGTCATGGATTGCGACCCAAGTGACACCAATCGAGAGGCCGCCCATAGCTCGTCCAGATCTCAATCCCGTCAGCTGAAGTTGACTTGGCTAATGATGACACTGGCCTGCGCCGCTTCGATCGGCATCGCCATCTTTTCGTTTCTTTATCAGCCGAACAACGGAACGCATGCGCCAATCCAATTGGCTGATCCCGCAACCCAAGAAGCCCAGTTGATCAACCCACCGCTTCCTCCGACCCGACTGGTTGGCAACCAATCGATTGCGTTGATCAAGAGTGCCGTCGATGTGAACTGGGGGCCATCGGCGACGCCGCTTCGTGTGGGCGAAGTGATTCCTAATCATGTATTGAATTTTGAATCCGGCATTTTAGAGATTGTGTTTCTTTCAGGTGCGATGGTCGTTGTCGAAGGCCCTGCAAAGCTCGACCTAGTGTCGAAGGAAAAGGCTGTACTGCACAACGGCAAAATCCGCTGCTATGTCCCTCCGGCCGCGGTTGGATTTTCAATCGAAACGCTGGACACAAAGTACCTGGACATGGGGACTGAGTTTGGAGTGGAAATCAAACCAGATGGCAAGCAGGAATTGCACGTGTTCGACGGAGAAGTCCATGTTCATTCGTTGCACGGCGACGACTTACCGCAAACGGTGCTGTCGGGCGAAGGGCTTCAGCAAAAAGACAACAACCAATGGGCAAGGATCGAATCGGACACCAGTCAATTCACGAACAACAGTGATTTGAGCCTGCGAAAAACGGAACAGGAGCGAAAAACCTTCCGTGCGTGGTCCGATTACCGCACGAAAATTCAACACGACAAAGACCTGGTGGTGTTCTATGACTTTGATTCGCAAAGCCAAAACCCACAAGTGTTGAAAGACAAAAGCCAAAACGCGATTGACGGATCGATTGTGGGATGCGAAGTAAGCTCGGGCCGCTGGGACCTGAAGCCGTCGCTTGAATTCAAGAAACCAAGCGATCGAGTGCGGCTAAATATCCCCGGTGAATTCGAGGACGTAAGCATGACGACTTGGCTCCGACTCGATGGCTTTGACCGACACTTCAACTCGATTTTCTTAACCGATCGTTACGATGACGGCCATTTACACTGGCAGCTGAAATCGACGGGCGAGATCGACGCTGGGATCAAACTGGCAAATTCGCCACGTCGTATTTTTGTAAGCAAGCCCGTACTGGGGTACGAGGACCTCGGGCGTTGGATTCACTTGGCAGTCGTGGTCGACAAGAAATCGCAAACCCTTTCCCACTACCTCAATGGCGAACGGGTTGCCCGGTTTGACCTACGTACCGGCAGCGAACCCAATGTCCCGCAAGAACCTGTCAATAAGATTCGTTTTGGCAAAGCTGAATTAGGAAATTGGAGCCCCGAGCGAAAATACGACAGCGAACCGGTCCGCAACTTGAACGGTCGGATCGATGAATTTGCGATATTCAGCCGCACATTATCTGACTTCGAAATCCGAGAACTCTACAACCAAAGCCGTCCGCATTAG
- the leuS gene encoding leucine--tRNA ligase, which produces MPRYNPAEIEPRWQAYWEQNHVFATPENPTGKKRYVLDMFPYPSGDGLHVGHPEGYTATDIISRFARARGESVLHPMGFDAFGLPAEEHAIKTGEHPRVQTQKNIDNFTRQLKMLGFSYDWDRVLATTDEDYFRWTQWIFLVLYDTWFDSEAQKGRPIAELPIPEGVQSQGESAIEAYRDSQRLAYQDDALVNWCQELGTVLANEEVIDGKSDRGGYPVKRIPLRQWMLRITAYAERLADGLDDLDWPTGIKKLQTDWIGRSTGAEVDFYIGDADQFDAWKAERAKNAFPAESGDDALRVYTTRPDTLFGATYMVIAPEHPLVDRLTTQAHSEAVNAYREKASFKSDRERTEGDKIKTGVFTGSTAINPVNGEAIPIWVADYVLAGYGTGAIMAVPAHDERDFEFAKQFDLKVVPVVDPDADDPNREAILKGEVCFAAQGRAINSGEFDGKTTEEVKSAVTKWLSESGQGSEAVNFKLRDWLFSRQRFWGEPFPILHELDENGEPTGIKRAVDTAELPVRLPDLKDYKPHGRPEPPLAKADDDWLYVTIDGKRYRRETNTMPQWAGSCWYYLRYIDPKNDQAMIDPEKEKQWMPVDLYVGGAEHAVLHLLYSRFWHKVLYDRGHVSTPEPFGRLVNQGMILGSPQYHMSDEEYESAKADLNAKGIQGDRVEDGGKVSVILKHSDGSDLSDDATEKRKGNTFLAGTDLKVLAKADKMSKSRGNVVNPDAVVRDYGADALRLYEMFMGPLEATKPWSMDGVGGVRNFLDRVWRMIIDQDADEVVLCDAITDDACDEDQLRTLHQTIRKVTEDTEAMSFNTAIARMMEFTNFFTRCEKRPREAMKTFLILLSPYAPHLAEELWMLLGGEGCVAKAAWPEWDEAALVESSIEIPVQINGKIKAKINVAPDAGKDQLIEIALADAKVSEQLAGKTIVKQIVVPGRLVNLVVK; this is translated from the coding sequence ATGCCTCGTTACAATCCCGCCGAAATTGAGCCTCGCTGGCAAGCTTATTGGGAACAAAACCACGTATTCGCCACTCCGGAAAACCCGACGGGCAAAAAACGTTACGTTTTGGACATGTTTCCCTACCCCAGCGGCGATGGGCTGCACGTCGGGCACCCCGAAGGCTACACGGCGACCGACATCATCTCGCGTTTTGCCCGCGCCCGTGGCGAGAGCGTGCTGCACCCGATGGGATTCGACGCATTCGGGCTGCCCGCCGAAGAACACGCGATCAAGACTGGCGAACACCCTCGCGTTCAGACCCAGAAAAACATCGATAACTTTACCCGCCAATTAAAAATGTTGGGCTTCAGCTACGACTGGGACCGGGTACTGGCGACCACCGACGAAGATTATTTTCGCTGGACTCAGTGGATCTTTCTTGTTCTATACGACACCTGGTTTGATAGCGAAGCGCAAAAGGGCCGTCCGATCGCGGAATTGCCGATCCCTGAGGGTGTACAGTCGCAAGGTGAATCGGCCATCGAAGCCTATCGCGACTCGCAGCGGTTGGCCTATCAAGACGACGCTTTAGTGAATTGGTGTCAAGAACTTGGTACCGTTTTGGCCAATGAAGAGGTGATCGACGGTAAGAGCGACCGTGGCGGTTATCCCGTCAAACGGATTCCACTGCGTCAATGGATGCTGCGGATCACCGCGTACGCCGAGCGGCTGGCAGACGGACTGGACGATTTGGATTGGCCCACGGGGATCAAGAAACTGCAAACCGATTGGATCGGACGCAGTACCGGTGCCGAAGTCGACTTCTATATTGGTGACGCTGACCAATTTGACGCCTGGAAAGCGGAACGGGCCAAGAACGCATTTCCTGCCGAATCCGGCGACGATGCTTTGCGAGTCTACACGACCCGCCCGGACACGCTGTTCGGAGCAACCTATATGGTGATCGCACCCGAACACCCGCTGGTCGACCGCTTGACGACGCAGGCACATTCCGAGGCCGTCAACGCGTATCGCGAAAAAGCCTCCTTCAAAAGTGACCGTGAACGCACCGAAGGTGACAAAATCAAAACGGGTGTCTTCACCGGGTCAACCGCGATCAATCCCGTCAACGGCGAAGCGATCCCGATTTGGGTTGCCGACTATGTGTTGGCCGGCTATGGCACCGGAGCGATCATGGCCGTGCCCGCACACGACGAACGCGACTTTGAATTTGCCAAGCAGTTCGATTTAAAGGTCGTGCCTGTGGTTGATCCCGACGCGGATGATCCCAACCGCGAAGCGATCCTAAAAGGCGAAGTCTGCTTTGCGGCTCAAGGCCGAGCAATCAACAGTGGCGAATTCGACGGCAAAACCACCGAAGAAGTCAAATCGGCGGTCACCAAGTGGTTGTCGGAATCCGGCCAGGGCAGCGAGGCGGTCAACTTCAAGCTTCGTGATTGGCTGTTCAGTCGTCAACGTTTTTGGGGCGAACCGTTCCCAATCCTGCACGAGCTCGACGAAAACGGCGAGCCAACGGGAATCAAGCGAGCGGTCGATACTGCAGAACTTCCTGTCCGATTGCCTGACCTAAAAGACTACAAACCGCATGGTCGCCCCGAGCCGCCATTGGCCAAAGCCGATGACGATTGGTTGTACGTCACGATCGATGGAAAACGCTACCGCCGTGAAACCAACACGATGCCTCAGTGGGCCGGATCATGTTGGTATTACTTGCGATACATTGATCCCAAAAACGATCAAGCGATGATCGATCCCGAAAAAGAAAAGCAGTGGATGCCAGTCGACTTGTACGTCGGCGGAGCGGAGCACGCTGTGTTGCATCTGCTGTACTCGCGATTCTGGCACAAAGTCCTTTACGATCGCGGCCACGTCAGCACCCCCGAGCCGTTCGGCCGTCTGGTCAACCAAGGCATGATCCTTGGTTCGCCGCAGTATCACATGAGCGACGAAGAATACGAATCAGCGAAGGCCGATCTTAATGCCAAGGGAATCCAAGGTGACCGCGTCGAAGATGGCGGCAAAGTTTCCGTCATTTTGAAACATTCCGATGGCTCGGATTTAAGTGACGATGCAACGGAAAAACGCAAAGGCAACACGTTTTTGGCGGGTACCGATTTGAAGGTCTTGGCGAAGGCCGACAAGATGTCCAAGAGTCGAGGCAACGTCGTCAACCCCGACGCCGTCGTGAGGGATTACGGCGCTGACGCACTGCGACTTTACGAAATGTTCATGGGACCGCTCGAAGCGACCAAGCCATGGTCGATGGACGGAGTCGGCGGAGTCCGTAATTTCTTGGACCGCGTCTGGCGAATGATCATCGATCAGGATGCGGACGAAGTCGTGCTGTGTGATGCGATCACCGATGACGCCTGTGACGAAGACCAATTGCGAACGCTTCACCAAACGATCCGCAAGGTCACCGAAGACACCGAAGCGATGAGTTTTAATACGGCCATTGCTCGGATGATGGAGTTCACGAACTTCTTTACTCGCTGCGAGAAACGTCCGCGTGAAGCGATGAAGACCTTTCTGATCTTGTTGTCGCCTTACGCTCCGCATTTGGCCGAAGAATTATGGATGCTGTTAGGCGGCGAAGGCTGTGTCGCCAAAGCCGCGTGGCCCGAGTGGGACGAAGCCGCATTGGTCGAAAGCAGCATCGAGATCCCCGTCCAAATCAATGGAAAGATCAAAGCCAAGATCAACGTGGCTCCCGATGCCGGCAAAGATCAATTGATCGAAATCGCCTTGGCCGACGCCAAAGTGAGCGAGCAATTGGCGGGCAAAACGATTGTCAAACAAATCGTGGTCCCTGGACGACTGGTGAACTTGGTTGTGAAATAG
- the ilvC gene encoding ketol-acid reductoisomerase: MAATIYYENDADLSHLKGKTVAILGYGSQGHAQAQNLRDSGCEVIIGQRPGSANYDLAVSHGFKPMSIDEATKAADVINVLLPDEVQGDIYRQHIEPNLEPGNVLMCSHGFNIHFGQIEPPKGIDTLLVAPKGPGHLVRSEYEKGGGVPCLIALGEGASETTKQIGLAYAKAIGGTRGGVIETTFAEETETDLFGEQVVLCGGVSELVKAGFETLVEAGYQPEMAYFECMHELKLIVDLLYQGGLSYMRYSISNTAEYGDYVSGPRIITDETKAEMKKILTEIQHGEFARKWISENRAGAPFFKATRRLEREHGVEQIGRGLRRMMTWIDEKEV; encoded by the coding sequence ATGGCTGCTACGATTTACTACGAAAACGATGCGGATTTGTCTCACCTCAAAGGCAAGACCGTCGCAATTCTTGGCTACGGTTCGCAAGGCCACGCACAGGCTCAAAACCTTCGTGACAGCGGATGTGAGGTGATCATCGGGCAACGCCCCGGATCGGCGAATTATGACTTGGCCGTTTCGCATGGCTTCAAGCCGATGTCGATCGACGAAGCGACCAAGGCAGCGGACGTTATCAACGTCCTGCTTCCCGATGAAGTTCAAGGCGACATCTATCGCCAACACATCGAGCCGAACTTGGAACCTGGCAACGTGTTGATGTGCTCGCACGGTTTCAATATCCACTTTGGCCAAATCGAGCCGCCCAAGGGAATCGACACCTTGTTGGTCGCTCCCAAAGGCCCCGGGCATTTGGTACGTAGCGAATACGAAAAAGGTGGCGGCGTTCCTTGTTTGATCGCGTTGGGCGAAGGGGCTTCGGAAACCACTAAACAAATCGGTTTGGCCTACGCCAAGGCGATCGGCGGAACGCGTGGCGGTGTGATTGAGACCACGTTTGCCGAAGAAACCGAAACCGACTTGTTCGGCGAACAGGTTGTGTTGTGCGGCGGCGTCAGCGAATTGGTGAAAGCTGGTTTTGAAACGCTTGTCGAAGCTGGTTATCAGCCTGAAATGGCTTACTTCGAGTGCATGCACGAATTGAAGCTGATCGTTGATTTGTTGTACCAAGGCGGTTTGAGCTACATGCGTTACAGCATCAGCAACACTGCCGAATACGGTGACTACGTCAGCGGTCCACGTATCATCACCGACGAAACCAAAGCCGAGATGAAGAAGATTTTGACGGAAATCCAACACGGCGAGTTCGCTCGCAAGTGGATTTCGGAAAATCGTGCCGGTGCACCTTTCTTCAAGGCAACTCGTCGTTTGGAGCGTGAGCATGGCGTCGAGCAAATCGGCCGTGGACTTCGCCGCATGATGACTTGGATCGACGAAAAGGAAGTTTGA
- a CDS encoding DUF1559 domain-containing protein — MSSHLARRGKFGFTLVELLVVIAIIGVLVGLLLPAVQAAREAARRMSCSNNFKQLGLAMHNYHSSFNQLPIQGTGPYGDVSKGPNNTGNEGAASRRSTKRQGSALIGLLPFCELTGLWESISNEQVSDDGAIFYYPFGPNHTYGGSDVTRYNPAVTEVPMFRCPSDPGVGFPALGRTNYAFCLGDTVWNIHRGILHRNNSTEVAGRSNVANCRGMFVAHASMRFGDILDGLSNTIAMGEIATDLGDNFATTTFGSNKSDNNLILSNPSACDVAIDASRPTFYDPASASYQAMPGAPNILRGYRWTAAGACFTGMTTTRPPNKPLCGRYSATTNAVEHVGSFPSSSRHQGGCHVLMGDGAVKFVTDSIEAGDGTTGPVDPGRAGCKAAGLQSPYGLWGALGTRASKETVSIENL, encoded by the coding sequence ATGTCTAGTCATTTAGCCCGACGCGGTAAATTCGGCTTCACCTTGGTGGAACTGCTCGTCGTGATCGCAATCATTGGGGTGCTGGTCGGATTGCTGTTGCCTGCGGTGCAAGCGGCTCGCGAAGCGGCACGACGTATGAGTTGCAGCAACAATTTCAAGCAGCTTGGATTGGCGATGCACAACTACCATTCCAGCTTCAATCAGTTGCCGATACAGGGCACAGGACCCTATGGCGACGTCAGTAAAGGTCCAAACAATACCGGCAATGAAGGGGCGGCAAGCCGTCGATCCACCAAACGCCAAGGTAGTGCACTCATCGGTTTATTGCCATTCTGTGAATTGACAGGATTGTGGGAGTCGATTTCAAACGAGCAAGTCAGTGACGACGGCGCGATTTTCTACTACCCATTTGGTCCCAATCACACATACGGCGGATCCGACGTAACTCGATACAATCCGGCCGTGACCGAGGTCCCCATGTTTCGTTGCCCCAGTGATCCAGGCGTTGGTTTTCCAGCACTGGGACGCACGAACTACGCATTTTGTTTAGGCGATACGGTTTGGAACATTCACCGCGGCATTTTGCATCGAAATAATTCAACAGAGGTTGCAGGTAGGTCGAATGTCGCAAATTGTCGCGGCATGTTCGTGGCCCACGCCTCGATGCGATTTGGTGATATTCTCGATGGACTGAGTAACACCATTGCCATGGGAGAAATTGCAACGGACTTGGGGGACAATTTTGCGACGACCACATTCGGTTCCAACAAGTCCGATAACAATCTAATCCTCTCCAATCCGTCCGCTTGCGATGTCGCGATCGACGCGTCTCGCCCTACTTTTTATGATCCCGCGAGTGCAAGTTATCAGGCGATGCCAGGAGCTCCGAATATTCTTCGAGGCTACCGTTGGACTGCGGCTGGCGCTTGCTTTACTGGGATGACCACAACAAGACCACCAAACAAACCGTTGTGTGGCCGATACTCTGCGACGACCAACGCAGTCGAGCATGTTGGTTCCTTTCCTTCGAGTAGTCGACATCAAGGTGGTTGCCACGTTTTGATGGGAGATGGAGCCGTGAAGTTTGTCACCGACTCCATCGAAGCAGGAGACGGAACTACGGGGCCAGTCGATCCAGGTCGTGCAGGTTGTAAGGCAGCCGGCTTGCAAAGCCCCTATGGACTTTGGGGAGCACTGGGCACTCGTGCAAGCAAAGAAACGGTCAGTATTGAGAACCTGTAG
- a CDS encoding DUF4254 domain-containing protein, whose product MASSDPLQVFRVADLTQMQIDRVRRWHVEPMGHSLTGIMGLVCDQHATNFQLWHEEDKARSPTATDTEIAAVKRTIDGLNQQRHNQIEKIDDAISEAIAAAGITTAADAPINTETPGSVIDRLSILSLRLFHYGEQCDRSDTEPEHRAKVAQRLAVCETQLADLSLSLQQLLDDIFAGRKRHKTYRQMKMYNDASLNPAIYNAGKS is encoded by the coding sequence ATGGCATCGTCAGATCCATTGCAAGTGTTTCGTGTTGCGGATCTGACGCAGATGCAGATCGATAGGGTTCGGCGTTGGCACGTCGAACCGATGGGACATTCGTTGACGGGCATCATGGGGCTCGTCTGTGACCAACATGCCACCAATTTTCAGTTGTGGCACGAAGAGGACAAGGCACGCAGTCCCACCGCCACCGATACGGAAATCGCAGCCGTCAAACGCACGATTGATGGCTTGAACCAGCAGCGTCATAACCAGATCGAAAAAATCGATGACGCAATTTCGGAAGCCATCGCTGCGGCGGGGATCACGACCGCTGCTGACGCTCCGATCAACACCGAGACGCCCGGCAGTGTGATCGATCGTTTGTCGATCCTATCGCTGCGGTTGTTTCATTACGGTGAGCAGTGTGATCGCAGCGATACCGAACCCGAGCACCGGGCAAAAGTCGCTCAGCGGCTAGCGGTCTGCGAGACCCAATTGGCTGATTTGTCGTTGTCGCTACAGCAATTGTTGGATGACATTTTTGCAGGCCGAAAGCGTCACAAGACCTATCGCCAGATGAAAATGTACAACGACGCCTCGCTCAACCCTGCGATCTATAACGCGGGTAAATCATAA
- a CDS encoding sigma-70 family RNA polymerase sigma factor, whose amino-acid sequence MSNQGERSESEADVANFVQLFTTHERRIRAFLFTLLCDRDSVDEVMQNVSTVLWKKFDELDDPSGFLKWAYVIARFEVLTYRRKLARDRLVLDEGLITTLAEEYVSDDHALDVEDRIRYLSDCMSHLQEPDRNLLVSAYACGTPINRVAEKHSLSVNRLYKLLGRLRRALKQCVETKLKPS is encoded by the coding sequence ATGAGCAACCAAGGAGAACGATCGGAGAGCGAAGCAGATGTCGCAAACTTTGTTCAACTCTTTACCACCCACGAACGTCGCATACGTGCATTTTTGTTTACGTTGCTTTGCGACCGCGATTCGGTCGATGAAGTGATGCAAAACGTCAGCACTGTACTTTGGAAGAAATTCGATGAACTCGATGACCCATCAGGATTTCTCAAATGGGCGTACGTGATTGCTCGATTTGAAGTCCTGACGTATCGCCGCAAACTGGCGCGGGACCGATTGGTGCTTGATGAAGGCCTAATCACGACATTGGCAGAGGAATATGTTTCGGACGACCATGCTCTCGATGTCGAAGATCGCATTCGCTATTTGAGCGACTGCATGTCGCATTTACAGGAACCTGACCGAAATCTTTTGGTGTCCGCCTACGCGTGCGGAACTCCGATAAATCGCGTTGCTGAAAAACACAGCCTATCCGTCAATCGCCTCTACAAACTACTCGGTCGCTTGCGGCGCGCCTTGAAACAGTGCGTTGAAACGAAACTGAAGCCAAGCTGA